The DNA region GCTCGCGGGGCTCCTCGGAGGGCGACGGGTCGTGCCCCTCGAGCTGCCGCAGGGCAAGCGCGACCGACGCGTTCGCGCGCTCTGGGTCGAGCGGATCCGGGAGCTGGTGCGCGAGGTGGAGGGGCTCACCGGGCGAAAGCTGAAGCGCGGGCCGCTACGCGATGCGGTCGCGCAGTACAACCGGCGGAGCGCGCTCGTGCGGCGCCTGAACGCGCTCAGGTGGAAGGACCCGCACGCCCTCTCGGGCCGGGACACCTTCCTCGTGATGCAGGCGAGCTTCCTCGCCGACGTGGCGTGGTGGGTGCAGAAGGTGGAGGCGCTCCTGGCCGAGCTCGAGGCGCGGAGCGCGCACCCCGCAGGCGGTGCCGAGCCCACGCGCGTCTTGCTCACCGGCTCGCCGATCTACTTCCCCGACTTTCAGCTCCTGCACGTCGTCGAGGAGGCGGGGGCGGTGGTGATCGCCGACGAGCTCTGCTCGGGGACCGAGCGGCTCTACCATCCGACGGTGACGGACGAGGGGACGGTGGACGGGCTGCTGCGCGCGGCGGCCGAGCGCACCCTGCTCCCCTGCACCTGCCCCTGCTTCGTCTCGAGCGACGACCGGATCACGCGGCTCCTCGAGCTCGCCCGGCAGAGCGCCGCGCGGGGGGTCGTGCACCACACGCTCCACCTCTGCCAGCTCTACGACCTGGAGCTGCCGACGGTGGCGGCGGCCTTGAAGGGGGCGGCCTTGCCCCTGCTCAACGTCTACACCGAATACAGCGAG from Deltaproteobacteria bacterium includes:
- a CDS encoding 2-hydroxyacyl-CoA dehydratase, translating into MEDSRQAACGSCGRYGGTIAPCQDDGLEAAYHAAVLRALDRLGRQPGRPRALEPFESLFREGWRVEELERGDRPVVGLLCNFVPEELIVAAGAVPLRLDLGQQQAMEVGARRLPVDVCPEIKSVVGAHVAGMPLYRLAKLLVVPTSCDGRKKLAGLLGGRRVVPLELPQGKRDRRVRALWVERIRELVREVEGLTGRKLKRGPLRDAVAQYNRRSALVRRLNALRWKDPHALSGRDTFLVMQASFLADVAWWVQKVEALLAELEARSAHPAGGAEPTRVLLTGSPIYFPDFQLLHVVEEAGAVVIADELCSGTERLYHPTVTDEGTVDGLLRAAAERTLLPCTCPCFVSSDDRITRLLELARQSAARGVVHHTLHLCQLYDLELPTVAAALKGAALPLLNVYTEYSEEDSGVLQNRVEAFLEMLAQ